From the Paenibacillus sp. FSL H8-0548 genome, one window contains:
- a CDS encoding 3-oxoacyl-ACP reductase family protein, translated as MTIDLTGRIALVTGASGGIGRGVASMLAASGAKVALNYLNNHTGAEDAVAAIREAGGVAEAFQADVTKPEQIAAMVSAVEASFGGSIDLLVNNAGHLVQRLANEEMTEELYMKVMDVNLKSTVFVSKAVIPGMKAKGMGRIVNVTSIAAHNGGGPGATIYAASKAAVLSYTKGLAKELAASGITVNGVSPGFIGQTAFHDTFTPDAARKATVQGIPLGREGTPEDVAGSVLFLVSGLAAYLTGETIEINGGMFMR; from the coding sequence ATGACGATTGATCTAACAGGTAGAATTGCGCTGGTGACTGGAGCTTCGGGAGGAATCGGCCGCGGAGTGGCAAGCATGCTTGCGGCAAGTGGAGCAAAGGTTGCTTTGAACTATTTGAACAACCATACGGGTGCAGAGGATGCAGTTGCGGCTATTCGGGAGGCGGGCGGCGTCGCGGAGGCTTTTCAAGCTGACGTGACGAAGCCAGAGCAGATTGCAGCAATGGTAAGCGCAGTAGAAGCTTCCTTCGGAGGGAGTATCGACTTGCTCGTGAACAATGCTGGGCATTTAGTTCAGCGCCTAGCAAACGAGGAAATGACGGAAGAGCTCTACATGAAGGTGATGGACGTGAATCTGAAGAGCACCGTGTTCGTCAGCAAGGCCGTCATTCCAGGGATGAAGGCTAAGGGAATGGGGCGCATCGTCAATGTGACTTCCATAGCCGCGCATAACGGCGGTGGTCCAGGCGCGACCATCTATGCAGCTAGTAAGGCCGCAGTTCTTTCCTATACTAAGGGACTTGCTAAGGAGCTTGCCGCCAGCGGCATTACGGTGAACGGAGTATCTCCGGGCTTCATTGGTCAGACGGCGTTCCATGATACGTTCACACCAGATGCCGCCCGCAAGGCGACGGTACAGGGCATTCCGCTTGGGCGTGAAGGGACACCGGAGGACGTTGCGGGCTCAGTGCTCTTCCTCGTATCTGGGCTGGCTGCCTATCTGACGGGAGAGACGATCGAAATAAATGGAGGCATGTTCATGCGATGA
- a CDS encoding sensor histidine kinase, producing the protein MFLFNIKTKLFLVLVIVSIIPIIIVSLISYRSYTRLVNEQTSLVASTTIQNSVKNIEEILMNIDRISITLLQQSSNATNYTTVRDELRKLQNTDDQYEVFITRNKLKLIFENILLGYSYINGIYLFTPDGKNISYGNGTDLEVDYDPLEADWYKQTLSKKGELYIGEVNKKDYIINAKPSIGFSRALYDPNNNEFVGVFMLDLSTTMFSDLNRNPAPSLSNIYLANEKDNILYDKTNTLVGQRLEPDLTSLIHNMQGKQLQFNDGQLLTVIQNVPEQNWNVIATISIDKIYEQYGISQKLILYISISCAVIFLLVSFVLSTLITKPIIHLAKVMRKNKGQHFVTMEADRKRVDEIGILYHEYDKMMRDIDTHIRESYQSRILSMDSQMKALEAQINSHFLYNTLESINSIAEIEEVESIVIMTKALGDMFRYSIKTESELVPIQDELQHITNYMAIQQIRYGDKINCHLHIDESLKNQKILKLILQPLVENAIYHGLENKQSSGSITIKGYRSEDTLCFEVIDDGTGMTIQQIAEIHALLAEPPSFTAIGKRDKQSIGIKNVHARINLYYGKEYGLNIESEHNEGTLIKITVPYN; encoded by the coding sequence ATGTTCTTATTCAATATTAAAACTAAGCTGTTTCTCGTTCTTGTAATCGTTTCCATTATTCCTATAATAATCGTTAGCTTGATCTCCTATCGAAGCTATACGAGGCTTGTGAATGAGCAAACCTCGCTTGTCGCTTCAACTACAATTCAAAATTCAGTAAAAAACATTGAAGAAATACTAATGAATATCGATCGAATTTCCATCACGCTGCTGCAGCAATCTTCCAATGCAACGAATTATACAACCGTCAGAGATGAGCTTAGAAAGTTACAAAACACAGACGATCAATACGAAGTTTTCATAACTCGAAATAAACTTAAGCTTATTTTTGAAAATATTTTATTAGGCTACAGCTATATTAACGGGATTTATTTATTCACCCCTGATGGCAAAAATATTAGTTATGGAAATGGCACTGACCTTGAAGTGGACTACGATCCGCTCGAAGCAGATTGGTATAAGCAAACCTTGTCCAAAAAAGGCGAGCTCTATATCGGTGAAGTGAACAAAAAGGATTATATTATTAATGCAAAACCATCCATCGGCTTCTCCCGTGCCTTATATGATCCGAACAATAATGAATTTGTCGGAGTATTCATGCTGGATCTCAGTACAACGATGTTTTCGGATTTAAACCGCAATCCAGCTCCGAGCTTATCTAATATTTATTTGGCCAACGAGAAAGATAATATTTTATACGATAAAACGAATACGCTCGTCGGTCAACGTCTGGAGCCTGATCTAACCAGCTTAATTCACAACATGCAAGGAAAACAGCTGCAATTCAATGACGGCCAGCTATTAACGGTCATTCAAAATGTGCCTGAACAAAACTGGAATGTAATTGCTACGATTTCCATTGACAAGATCTACGAGCAGTACGGCATTTCACAAAAACTAATCTTGTATATTTCCATTAGCTGCGCAGTCATATTTTTGCTCGTAAGCTTCGTCTTATCCACATTAATTACTAAGCCGATTATTCATCTTGCCAAAGTGATGCGCAAAAATAAAGGGCAGCATTTTGTGACCATGGAAGCAGATCGTAAACGTGTGGATGAAATCGGTATTCTATATCATGAATACGACAAAATGATGCGTGATATCGATACCCATATTAGAGAGAGCTACCAGAGTCGCATTCTATCCATGGACTCTCAAATGAAGGCGCTGGAAGCGCAAATCAACTCTCATTTTCTATACAATACACTAGAATCTATTAATAGTATTGCCGAGATCGAGGAAGTGGAAAGCATTGTTATTATGACCAAAGCGCTGGGAGACATGTTTCGTTACAGCATTAAAACGGAGAGCGAGCTCGTTCCCATTCAAGATGAGCTGCAGCATATTACCAACTATATGGCGATTCAACAAATCAGGTATGGCGACAAAATAAATTGTCATTTGCATATTGACGAAAGCTTGAAGAATCAGAAAATATTAAAGCTTATTTTGCAGCCACTCGTCGAAAATGCGATCTATCATGGCCTGGAGAATAAACAAAGCAGCGGCAGTATTACGATTAAAGGCTATCGCAGCGAGGATACACTTTGCTTTGAAGTCATCGATGACGGTACAGGAATGACGATCCAGCAGATCGCGGAAATCCATGCACTTTTAGCGGAGCCGCCTTCTTTCACGGCAATCGGGAAACGCGACAAACAAAGCATCGGTATCAAAAATGTTCATGCTAGAATCAACCTCTACTATGGAAAAGAATATGGTTTGAACATCGAAAGCGAGCATAATGAAGGCACTCTAATTAAAATTACCGTTCCCTACAACTAG
- a CDS encoding response regulator — MYTYVIVDDELLIRKGLIKKIGTYHETLTCVGEASNGNEALELIASTNPDIIFTDMRMPGMDGKQLMKNVNELYPSKKMIVISGYSDFDYMQEAISAKVVNYLLKPFSREEIHATLSKTIQQIQDEKGVIEEVKQKSEEYIALSYQADVQQLHNRMLSLHPRDHLLPFQSERFKQLELAQFHVLLTIYSPLPIQENLMTSTETVTFIPHTQSDNLAFLILSFFDQEDNKIISEKVNKAAIQCIEKLSSSSYNECCIGISNKIESLSSLRVALLECITALDQRMITDFGKYYHYSEVNVSSQIVLWDKSQPLLYYLECGNTAKVNELLLDFFAYYIAQPNLLLYQLKAQCRDIIIEVKRMIARHWKNDSNHNTSSSLESVLTTAFDLNGIQSYIQPVLTGLSELMKEQSIYSNEHVIDNIKLYIQNNYAKELTLERLSSLFFLNSSYLSFLFKERTSQNLTDYINHIRIEHAKQLLRSTDDKIYKIATSLGYDNPKYFFRLFKKLTGYTPEGYRKDESLNE, encoded by the coding sequence TTGTATACGTATGTCATTGTCGATGATGAATTGCTTATCCGTAAAGGGCTAATCAAAAAAATAGGAACCTACCATGAAACGCTCACTTGTGTTGGAGAGGCGAGCAATGGCAATGAGGCGCTTGAGCTTATCGCAAGCACAAATCCAGACATTATCTTTACGGATATGCGCATGCCTGGCATGGACGGCAAGCAATTGATGAAAAATGTAAATGAGCTTTATCCAAGTAAAAAAATGATCGTTATCTCTGGCTACTCCGACTTTGACTATATGCAGGAAGCGATTTCGGCCAAAGTCGTCAACTATTTGCTCAAACCTTTTAGCCGTGAAGAAATTCATGCAACACTTTCGAAGACCATTCAACAAATTCAAGATGAGAAAGGAGTTATAGAGGAAGTAAAACAAAAATCCGAGGAGTATATCGCGCTGAGCTATCAAGCTGATGTACAGCAATTGCATAATAGGATGCTGTCGCTGCATCCTCGAGATCATTTACTGCCTTTTCAATCGGAACGCTTTAAACAACTAGAGCTTGCTCAGTTCCATGTTTTGCTGACCATCTACTCACCATTGCCTATACAAGAAAATCTTATGACTTCAACAGAGACCGTTACATTTATTCCACATACACAAAGCGACAATCTAGCATTCCTTATTCTTTCCTTCTTTGATCAAGAGGATAATAAAATCATATCGGAGAAAGTAAATAAAGCAGCGATCCAATGCATCGAAAAGCTTAGCTCATCCAGCTATAATGAATGCTGTATTGGAATAAGCAATAAGATCGAAAGCCTGTCTTCTCTACGTGTTGCTCTTCTGGAGTGTATTACTGCTCTTGATCAGCGAATGATTACTGATTTTGGAAAGTACTATCACTATTCCGAGGTAAATGTTTCGTCACAGATCGTACTATGGGACAAAAGCCAGCCCCTTTTATATTACTTAGAGTGCGGAAATACGGCAAAAGTTAATGAGCTTCTGCTTGATTTCTTCGCCTATTATATCGCCCAGCCCAATCTATTGCTCTATCAGCTAAAAGCGCAATGCCGTGACATTATTATCGAAGTGAAACGAATGATCGCTAGACATTGGAAAAATGATTCCAACCATAACACTTCATCAAGTCTGGAGTCCGTGCTCACGACTGCCTTTGATTTGAATGGCATTCAATCTTATATTCAGCCTGTATTAACTGGCTTATCTGAGCTGATGAAAGAGCAATCCATTTATAGCAATGAGCATGTAATCGATAATATCAAGCTCTACATTCAAAATAATTATGCCAAGGAGCTTACGTTGGAACGTTTATCATCACTATTTTTTTTGAACTCAAGCTATCTTAGTTTTTTATTTAAAGAACGCACATCGCAAAATTTAACCGATTACATCAATCACATTCGGATTGAGCATGCAAAACAGCTGCTTCGTTCCACTGATGACAAAATATATAAAATAGCAACTTCTCTAGGTTATGATAATCCAAAATATTTTTTCCGGCTGTTCAAGAAATTAACGGGCTATACACCAGAGGGATATCGTAAAGATGAATCGTTGAACGAATAA
- a CDS encoding SRPBCC domain-containing protein — MANIEHLQTVNVPASMVYEALTTAKGLSEIWTNELIVNDQIGCINEFQFGGKGLTKMRVDELVTDKKILWQCVDSDPEWIGTTISFDMEEKNGKTSIIFRQMNWEEVTAFYRVCNYNWAIFLFSLKQYCEEGEGLPYHKRKF, encoded by the coding sequence ATGGCAAATATCGAGCACTTACAGACCGTGAATGTTCCAGCTTCAATGGTATATGAAGCATTAACCACTGCAAAAGGACTTTCAGAAATATGGACAAATGAACTAATAGTCAATGATCAGATCGGTTGTATAAATGAGTTCCAATTCGGCGGCAAAGGCTTAACAAAGATGCGAGTTGATGAGCTTGTTACCGATAAAAAAATTTTGTGGCAGTGTGTTGATTCAGATCCAGAATGGATAGGTACGACAATTTCTTTTGATATGGAGGAAAAAAACGGGAAGACTTCAATCATTTTTCGTCAGATGAATTGGGAGGAAGTAACCGCATTTTATCGCGTATGTAATTATAACTGGGCTATTTTTTTGTTCAGTCTTAAACAGTATTGCGAAGAAGGCGAGGGTCTTCCGTATCATAAACGGAAGTTTTAG
- a CDS encoding heparinase II/III family protein, with protein sequence MSIQEKAKRYEWCSDTVLELREELDQVIAVAERGGASEPGIPMEPGGWWHSYVCPTHHTELLFDPLEEEAAQFVCPYGCEMNGEPYRGAWLVFKHQSLARYALQAAAVYAATGMSRYAELGRSIIVRYAEQFPHYPVHPDASPWMLKGRAFHQALTEAIWATTIIRAYLLLVDEGVSFIEGEDKLHVFFDMLESSMREYHGILTIDRGNPENNYTAWLNAALSCVYAARGEREKLLAQLDAIGGFRHHLSIAVKPDQLEFEGSIYYHAFVVRAYLISAEMAARFGEDLYSFNGEQGQTLCGMLSVLVQLADAEGCLPALHDGPYWREPYARELAEIFEIGLTHFSIEDCLPLLGEVYRQLRPQHHSRGGLEAVLYGTGDWRKSVPRDRQESVILPDSGFVVLAQLNNKLSCLLDFGAHGGSHGHYDKLNLMLSHRSYQLSPDRGTVPYGSPLKKEWYPHTACHNTVSIGGRSQHEAQGTCLKYERSEGYSYAWLRTCDAYDGAVLDRHVLINDFWVLDWFEVRLEEQEQVDWWFHYKGKLNSGIDEVSSSEQSAASAEPLGEQDGYSYIQEISRYNPASPLVYPLRIEQLVLPGEPSTKEVVSAVLWADAGASLIRVLSPGTADDPTQLSEGILHRQIGDNLRFIAVYCSGNQLPQLSWTESGELMVILNGEKALASKRYELTDNGLKERQAK encoded by the coding sequence ATGAGCATTCAGGAGAAGGCTAAGCGATACGAATGGTGCTCGGATACGGTGTTAGAACTAAGGGAAGAGCTGGATCAGGTGATCGCTGTCGCAGAGCGAGGGGGTGCTAGTGAACCGGGTATCCCAATGGAACCGGGCGGCTGGTGGCATAGCTATGTGTGTCCTACCCATCATACGGAGCTGCTTTTTGATCCACTGGAGGAGGAGGCAGCCCAATTTGTATGTCCTTATGGCTGTGAGATGAATGGCGAGCCTTATCGGGGAGCGTGGCTGGTGTTCAAGCATCAGTCGCTGGCAAGGTATGCCCTGCAAGCAGCGGCCGTGTATGCGGCAACCGGTATGAGTCGTTATGCGGAGCTTGGTCGGTCGATCATTGTGCGGTATGCAGAGCAATTTCCCCATTATCCAGTGCATCCAGATGCATCACCTTGGATGCTGAAGGGCAGAGCATTTCATCAGGCGCTTACGGAAGCGATATGGGCGACGACGATCATTAGAGCGTATTTGCTATTGGTAGACGAAGGAGTCTCTTTTATAGAGGGTGAAGATAAGCTGCATGTCTTCTTCGACATGCTTGAGAGCAGCATGCGGGAGTATCACGGGATTTTGACAATAGATCGAGGAAATCCTGAGAATAATTACACAGCTTGGCTTAATGCCGCTTTATCATGCGTATATGCGGCCCGTGGCGAAAGGGAGAAGCTGCTAGCGCAGTTAGATGCCATAGGGGGCTTCCGCCATCATCTATCGATTGCAGTTAAGCCTGATCAGCTGGAGTTCGAAGGAAGCATCTATTATCATGCTTTTGTGGTTAGAGCTTATTTAATTAGCGCCGAAATGGCGGCAAGGTTCGGAGAAGACTTGTACAGCTTTAACGGGGAGCAAGGACAGACATTGTGCGGTATGCTAAGCGTCCTTGTTCAGTTGGCTGATGCGGAGGGCTGCTTGCCTGCGCTGCACGACGGGCCTTATTGGCGCGAGCCTTATGCGAGAGAGCTAGCTGAAATTTTTGAAATCGGATTGACGCATTTCAGCATCGAGGACTGCTTGCCGCTGCTTGGGGAAGTCTATCGACAGCTTAGGCCGCAGCATCATTCGCGCGGAGGATTGGAGGCAGTCCTTTATGGAACCGGCGATTGGCGTAAGTCGGTTCCTAGGGATAGACAGGAAAGTGTCATACTGCCAGACAGCGGCTTTGTAGTACTCGCGCAACTGAATAATAAGCTGTCATGCCTGCTTGACTTTGGTGCGCACGGTGGCTCGCATGGTCATTATGACAAGCTGAATCTTATGCTGAGCCACCGTTCCTACCAGCTGTCGCCAGACCGCGGCACGGTCCCTTATGGCTCCCCTTTGAAGAAGGAATGGTACCCTCATACTGCTTGCCATAACACAGTCAGCATTGGGGGACGTTCACAGCATGAAGCACAGGGTACTTGCTTGAAATATGAGAGGTCGGAAGGCTATTCCTACGCATGGCTGCGAACTTGTGATGCGTATGACGGAGCTGTGCTCGATCGTCATGTACTGATTAATGACTTCTGGGTGCTGGATTGGTTTGAGGTACGATTGGAGGAGCAAGAGCAGGTTGATTGGTGGTTTCACTACAAAGGGAAACTAAACAGCGGCATTGACGAAGTATCCAGCAGCGAGCAAAGCGCTGCATCAGCAGAGCCGCTTGGCGAGCAGGACGGTTACTCCTATATCCAAGAGATTAGCCGCTATAATCCGGCTTCTCCTCTTGTTTACCCACTACGTATTGAACAGCTGGTGCTTCCTGGAGAGCCATCAACGAAGGAAGTGGTATCAGCAGTACTTTGGGCGGATGCGGGAGCATCGCTTATCCGTGTGTTGTCGCCGGGAACCGCAGATGATCCAACGCAGCTGTCGGAAGGAATTCTGCATCGCCAGATCGGCGACAATCTCCGTTTTATCGCAGTATATTGCAGCGGAAATCAATTGCCGCAGCTGAGCTGGACGGAATCCGGCGAGCTGATGGTCATTCTTAATGGAGAAAAAGCTTTGGCTAGCAAGAGGTACGAGCTAACAGATAACGGGTTAAAGGAGAGGCAAGCTAAATGA
- a CDS encoding DUF4962 domain-containing protein, which yields MNKLFEPISGKLSVPYEPSELTKLLENPPRFTWMPARLDHDQYMLQYAMTDIFEEEQTVTVQSIPYNLYTPDHCFAPGRYYWRYALQPAAEVGEAAWSEIRSFTVPEGLPETPLPARQHRYETTTSAHPRLWLGMESILSFRSELAKNAKYCGWDDFYEQSVKPWLDRELIAEPERYPDNKRVAKLWRKMYMDCQETLYAIRHLSVAGVILQDASMIEKAKSWLLHVIGWDTEGTTSRDYNDEAAFRIAGAIAWGYDWLHAYLSDEEREAVRANLLRRTEQVAYHVIDRSKIHHIPYDSHAVRSLSSVLTPACIVLLHEEPKAREWLDYTLEYYSCLYSPWGGEDGGWAEGPLYWTTGLAFVIEAINLIRSYTSIDMFKRPFFAKTGDFPLYCASPGTVRASFGDQSYLGEPTSLKTGFNIRQFAGLTGNGLYQWFHEQTAASDKDADSKFYNYGWWDFRFDELQYSYDYPAVEATSPSADAIQPVKWFRDIGWVAMHHRMDDPQEHIMLLAKSSRYGSISHSHGDQNGFLLHAFGEPLAIESGHYVAFGSTMHLNWRRQTRSTNNILIDGLGQYAGKNKVQCMEASGEIEDAYYSLEGGGFGYARMNATAAYKANVPYLKRYVRELYFFNQSYVVIVDYVDLEQPAKLEWLMHTLYEMDLSKQAFRVNGLAADMDGRFVYCSSGSLTLSQHDQFTDVDLSELEGLEKQWHLSASTNVAASHRIVTLLVPMRKDEEKYVSYFLDDQDHGVHIYFTNEYGITQKIEVSKAY from the coding sequence ATGAACAAACTATTTGAGCCGATCAGTGGAAAGCTGTCTGTACCTTACGAGCCCTCTGAGCTCACGAAACTACTAGAGAACCCACCTCGATTTACATGGATGCCGGCTAGACTTGATCATGATCAATACATGCTGCAATATGCAATGACGGATATCTTTGAAGAGGAACAGACCGTTACGGTACAATCCATTCCTTATAATCTGTACACGCCGGATCATTGCTTTGCCCCTGGGCGATATTATTGGCGTTATGCCTTGCAGCCCGCTGCGGAAGTAGGCGAGGCAGCGTGGAGCGAGATTCGATCTTTCACCGTACCAGAAGGATTGCCTGAAACGCCGTTGCCTGCAAGGCAGCATCGATATGAGACGACCACGTCCGCTCACCCTCGGTTGTGGCTCGGAATGGAGTCGATATTGTCATTCCGCTCGGAGCTGGCGAAGAACGCTAAGTATTGCGGCTGGGATGATTTTTACGAACAATCGGTTAAACCTTGGCTGGATAGGGAGCTTATTGCCGAGCCTGAGCGTTATCCGGATAACAAACGCGTAGCAAAGCTGTGGCGTAAAATGTATATGGATTGTCAGGAGACGCTCTATGCAATTCGCCATCTGAGCGTAGCAGGCGTCATCTTGCAGGATGCATCGATGATTGAGAAGGCGAAGAGCTGGCTGCTCCATGTTATCGGTTGGGATACAGAAGGGACGACCTCGCGCGATTACAATGATGAGGCGGCATTTCGGATTGCTGGAGCGATTGCTTGGGGATATGACTGGCTGCATGCTTATCTATCTGATGAGGAGAGGGAAGCTGTACGCGCCAACCTCTTACGCCGAACGGAGCAGGTCGCCTACCATGTCATCGACCGCTCCAAAATTCATCATATCCCTTATGACAGTCATGCTGTTCGTTCTCTATCCTCGGTGCTTACACCGGCCTGCATCGTGCTCCTCCATGAGGAGCCGAAGGCAAGGGAGTGGCTGGATTATACGCTGGAATACTACTCTTGCCTGTATTCGCCATGGGGTGGCGAGGATGGCGGCTGGGCAGAAGGCCCGCTTTATTGGACGACAGGTCTCGCTTTCGTTATCGAGGCAATCAATCTCATCCGCAGCTATACGTCGATTGATATGTTCAAGCGGCCGTTTTTTGCGAAGACTGGCGACTTTCCGCTTTATTGCGCTAGCCCCGGTACTGTTCGTGCCAGCTTTGGTGATCAGTCTTACCTGGGAGAGCCCACGAGTCTGAAGACCGGTTTTAACATCAGGCAGTTTGCCGGTTTAACGGGCAACGGATTATATCAATGGTTTCACGAGCAGACGGCCGCTTCCGACAAGGACGCGGATTCGAAATTTTATAATTACGGCTGGTGGGATTTCCGCTTCGACGAGCTGCAGTACAGCTATGATTATCCTGCAGTGGAGGCGACATCCCCTTCGGCAGATGCCATTCAGCCGGTCAAATGGTTCCGGGATATCGGCTGGGTTGCCATGCATCACCGGATGGATGATCCGCAGGAGCATATTATGCTGCTCGCAAAGAGCAGCCGCTACGGCTCGATCAGCCATAGCCACGGCGATCAAAATGGTTTCCTCCTCCATGCGTTTGGCGAACCTCTCGCGATTGAGAGCGGCCACTATGTAGCCTTCGGAAGCACGATGCACTTGAACTGGCGGCGGCAGACGCGGTCGACCAACAATATACTGATCGACGGCCTAGGGCAATACGCAGGAAAAAACAAGGTGCAGTGCATGGAAGCGAGCGGCGAAATTGAAGATGCCTATTACTCGTTAGAAGGCGGAGGTTTTGGCTATGCGAGAATGAACGCCACAGCTGCCTATAAAGCAAACGTTCCTTATTTGAAGCGGTATGTAAGAGAATTGTATTTCTTTAATCAATCGTATGTCGTGATCGTTGATTATGTTGATTTGGAGCAGCCAGCTAAGCTGGAATGGCTCATGCACACCCTGTACGAGATGGATTTATCCAAGCAAGCTTTCCGCGTGAACGGCCTCGCAGCGGATATGGATGGTAGATTCGTCTACTGCTCCTCGGGCAGCCTGACATTATCGCAGCATGATCAATTCACGGATGTTGATCTCTCAGAGCTGGAAGGTCTCGAGAAGCAGTGGCATTTGAGCGCAAGCACGAATGTCGCTGCGAGCCACCGCATCGTAACGCTGCTCGTACCGATGAGGAAGGACGAGGAGAAGTATGTTTCTTATTTCCTCGACGATCAGGATCATGGCGTCCATATTTATTTTACGAACGAATACGGCATCACGCAGAAAATTGAAGTGTCCAAGGCTTATTAA
- a CDS encoding sensor histidine kinase — MMRKSLSRQIFIYFFIVILLSLSMVGIFSYVESSRAIDKQVEKYMTTVINNAAMQTDNHLAAFERVSNSILSQQLVKKFLDMDPTDSYGYYEFTSQIRKEVFEKVFITYPTQIHMIYILGYHGRSIFDQNQSFSSFSLDPSARLAELNEKTPGSGEIAILKTSLLDKDQNKVITLARKIRGYSSYNPKGILAIEFNKQQLSNLWSQVDLGEQGFFFILDRQGEVIYAPDNDMMKALLQSDIPERLISGGDQRFNERVNGESTMIISRKSDYSGWSLAISMPLKELRDPISNIRSTTITVGLLTLIIALFLAIRFGRSIVSPIRVLKNGMRETEKGNWMSIETKPREDEIGGLIHSYNLMVSRLSEMIKRVYDTELQNQKTQLERQKAEFQALQLQINPHFLYNTLETINCYAIVQDSDEITEMVEAMAFMLRYSVQTNLEEITIANELNHVRNYMIILKHRIGRDFELDVAIPPRLLLSKMVRLTLQPLIENIFQHAFPDGMEQRHTIRIDAMEQGEKLLVIVEDNGVGMTADRLGELRLRLQENRLADDGHEFKRKGGIGVANVHRRIQMVFGNAYGLTIESKQNEGTIIIMSMPKQYSGELKESP, encoded by the coding sequence ATGATGCGCAAGAGTCTGTCACGCCAAATATTCATCTATTTTTTTATCGTAATATTGCTGTCGCTGTCGATGGTTGGCATTTTCTCGTACGTAGAGTCATCGCGAGCCATCGATAAGCAGGTTGAGAAATATATGACAACGGTTATCAACAATGCCGCCATGCAAACCGACAATCATCTAGCTGCCTTCGAGCGAGTGAGCAACTCTATATTGTCCCAGCAGCTCGTGAAAAAGTTTCTCGATATGGACCCGACTGACAGCTATGGATATTACGAATTCACAAGCCAGATCCGCAAGGAAGTATTCGAGAAGGTGTTCATTACGTACCCGACTCAGATTCATATGATTTATATACTTGGGTATCATGGACGGTCTATTTTCGACCAAAATCAGAGCTTCTCATCATTCTCTCTTGATCCGTCCGCACGTCTCGCGGAGCTGAATGAGAAGACGCCAGGCAGCGGCGAGATTGCGATTTTGAAGACAAGCCTGCTGGATAAGGACCAGAATAAGGTCATTACCTTAGCTCGCAAAATCAGGGGATATTCGTCATACAACCCAAAGGGTATACTCGCTATTGAATTTAATAAGCAGCAGCTCAGCAATTTGTGGAGTCAGGTTGATCTCGGAGAGCAAGGCTTCTTCTTCATTCTCGATCGTCAGGGAGAGGTCATCTATGCTCCGGATAACGATATGATGAAGGCGCTGCTGCAATCAGACATTCCGGAACGTTTAATATCCGGAGGGGATCAACGCTTTAACGAGCGGGTGAATGGGGAGTCAACGATGATTATTTCGCGTAAATCTGATTATTCGGGATGGAGCCTTGCCATTTCCATGCCGCTTAAGGAATTGCGTGACCCGATTTCCAATATCCGTTCTACGACGATTACGGTTGGCCTTTTGACGCTCATCATTGCGCTTTTCCTCGCGATCAGATTCGGAAGATCCATCGTGAGTCCAATCCGGGTACTGAAAAACGGGATGCGAGAGACAGAGAAGGGCAATTGGATGAGTATCGAGACGAAGCCAAGAGAGGATGAGATCGGAGGCTTGATCCATAGCTACAATCTAATGGTGAGCAGGCTTTCGGAGATGATTAAGCGAGTGTATGATACGGAGCTACAGAACCAGAAGACTCAGCTTGAGCGGCAGAAGGCGGAGTTTCAGGCGCTGCAGCTGCAGATCAATCCCCACTTTCTGTACAACACATTGGAGACGATCAATTGTTATGCGATCGTGCAGGATTCAGATGAGATAACCGAAATGGTGGAAGCGATGGCGTTTATGCTCCGCTATTCGGTCCAAACGAATTTGGAGGAAATTACGATTGCGAATGAGCTTAACCATGTCCGCAACTATATGATTATTTTGAAGCATCGGATCGGGCGTGATTTTGAGCTTGATGTGGCGATTCCGCCAAGGCTGCTGCTCTCCAAGATGGTACGACTGACGCTTCAGCCTTTAATCGAAAATATTTTTCAACATGCGTTTCCGGATGGGATGGAGCAGCGTCATACGATTCGTATCGATGCGATGGAGCAGGGGGAGAAGCTGCTGGTTATCGTAGAGGATAACGGTGTTGGCATGACGGCTGATAGGCTTGGGGAGCTTCGGCTTCGGCTGCAAGAAAACCGGCTTGCTGATGATGGACATGAATTTAAACGAAAAGGCGGAATCGGTGTCGCTAATGTGCATCGCCGGATCCAAATGGTGTTTGGCAATGCGTATGGCCTAACGATAGAGAGCAAGCAAAATGAAGGTACAATTATTATCATGTCCATGCCAAAACAATACAGCGGAGAACTGAAAGAGTCCCCGTGA